ACCATTGGTTTTTAAAAATTAACACCGCCGAAAATTCGCCTAAAGATATTTATGACGGTACCGGCCCCATTGTTAGTTACTCTTTAATCGTAAAAGACCATTCGGCCGTAGTATTACAAAGCGGGCAAAATGATTAAGGGTTAAAGCGATGGCTTTAACCCTTAAGTTACACTTGCTTAATAAATTGCCGAGCCGCCTTAGCGGCACGGCAATCTACCCCACTATTAGGCATCATCGTCTTCATCTGTAAAGGCTACCGGGTCTTCACTGGGTACACCATTAATATGTACGACCTCAGTGTGTAAGTAATCGATAAAGTTAGGGCTAAACACATTGGCAAACCATAACTGTAACTGTGGGTCGCGGCCAATACGGTTAAAGGTAATGCCATGTCCCGGTGGCGCATCGATAGGGAAAAACACTAATTCGTAACGTTCTATTTCGTAATCGCTATTAAAGTGTACATTCATAGCTAACCGGCCTTCGCCAATAAAGTTAGTACTAGCCCTAATTACCCTAGCATGGGTGGTGCGGTCTTGTAAAAATTCTATCGTAATTTCTTCGTGGTCATCTAAATACATAACCTCAATCCAAGTTAACTGTAAAGTTTGCCAAAGCCGCTCTTCTTCGTAAGTGCGTGCTCCTACCGCCGTTGCTAAAGTTAAAACCAAACCAAATAGTGCTAATTTTTTTAGCATGTAATTACCCCCTAATAATTTTAACAAATTTTTAATTAAAGTAAATGATAAAAGTACCGATACCCTACCATTAATTTTAAGTGTACTATAACTTTTAGGTAATGTCAATCAATTAATATAACTTACACCAAATTTATTAGCCTACTTTTTTACGCACCAGTTTGGTGGTGCGGTCTTCTTCTATCTTTAATTCGTACTTGTTTTTATTTTCGCCTTGCGAAAGATAATCGTACAAATTTTTAAAGCCGTACTGACTAATATGAAAATCGGCTTTAATGTTTTTTAAATAAATACCTAAGTTGCTAAAATAAACCCATTCATCGCCGCTTTTTTCGGCTAACCTATCTATAGCCCGTTCGATAAACTCGGTAAGTTTAAAATTACTGTCTTGTTGGTTATGCTCGGTGTCTAGTTCGGTAAATTCATCAAAAGTATTCATAAAGTTAGCTTTAGCTTTGCCTTTTTCGCTAAACCCTATACAATAAGGTCCTTGCTCTTTAATATATTGGATAAGGCGGCCAAAATCGCTATCGCCCGAGACTAAACAAAAACAATCTACCCGCTCTTTAAATAATAAATCCATCGCATCTATCACCAAAGCAAAGTCCGAGATATTTTTATCGCCTTTATACCTAAATTGCTGAATAGCCATCAGTCCTTCATCGCGCACCGCCCGCTTCCATTCTTTAATTAAAGGATAGCGGCTGTCATCGCTGCTCCAATCGGCGTAAACGCGCTTAACGGTTACCCGGCCGTAAAGGCCAACTTTTTCAAGAATTTCTTTAAACCAGCGGGCTTGTACGTTTTCGGCATCTATCAATATAGCTA
This is a stretch of genomic DNA from Spirochaetaceae bacterium. It encodes these proteins:
- a CDS encoding NYN domain-containing protein, encoding MENNFKNIAILIDAENVQARWFKEILEKVGLYGRVTVKRVYADWSSDDSRYPLIKEWKRAVRDEGLMAIQQFRYKGDKNISDFALVIDAMDLLFKERVDCFCLVSGDSDFGRLIQYIKEQGPYCIGFSEKGKAKANFMNTFDEFTELDTEHNQQDSNFKLTEFIERAIDRLAEKSGDEWVYFSNLGIYLKNIKADFHISQYGFKNLYDYLSQGENKNKYELKIEEDRTTKLVRKKVG